From a region of the Alosa sapidissima isolate fAloSap1 chromosome 9, fAloSap1.pri, whole genome shotgun sequence genome:
- the wdr83 gene encoding WD repeat domain-containing protein 83: protein MAFPLPRPLPPQLPKHLHRAIDCQQGAVRAVRFNADGNYLLTCGSDKSLKLWSVSRGTLLKTYSGHGYEVLDADGSYDNSQLCSCSSDKTVILWDVASGQVTRKLRGHAGKVNCVRFNEEASVILSGSIDGTVRCWDTRSRRFEPIQILDDARDGVSSLMVCEHEILTGSVDGRVRHYDLRMGQLHVDFISSPITCVCFSQDGQCMLSSSLDSTVRLLDKNTGEMLGEYTGHQNKSYKLDCCLSSKDTHVLSCSEDGHVYYWDLVEGSITLKLPVGKGVVQSLSFHPTEPYLLTATEGRVQVWGAEEPEDANEEGMEPQE from the exons ATGGCATTTCCACTGCCACGGCCACTGCCTCCTCAGCTTCCAAAGCACTTGCACCGAGCTATAGATTGTCAACAGGGAGCCGTCAGAGCTGTGCGTTTCAATG CCGATGGGAACTATCTGTTGACGTGTGGCAGCGACAAGTCGTTGAAGCTTTGGAGTGTCTCTAGGGGAACCTTACTAAAGACCTACAGTGGCCATGGTTACGAGGTGCTGGATGCAGATGG GTCTTACGACAACAGTCAGCTCTGTTCCTGCAGCTCAGATAAGACGGTGATCCTGTGGGATGTGGCATCAGGACAAGTGACCCGCAAACTGAGAGGCCACGCCGGA AAAGTCAACTGTGTGCGGTTCAATGAGGAGGCTTCGGTGATACTGTCAG GTTCCATTGACGGGACAGTACGATGTTGGGACACCCGCTCACGGAGATTCGAGCCCATTCAGATTCTGGACGACGCCCGGGATGGAGTCAGCAGCCTCATGGTGTGCGAACACGAAATCCTAACTGG CTCTGTGGATGGGAGAGTGAGGCATTATGACCTGCGCATGGGGCAGCTCCATGTAGACTTCATCAGCA GCCCCATCACCTGTGTGTGCTTCAGTCAGGATGGGCAGTGCATGCTCTCCTCCAGCCTGGACTCCACGGTGCGTCTGCTGGACAAGAACACGGGCGAGATGCTGGGAGA GTACACGGGTCACCAAAACAAGAGCTACAAGCTGGACTGCTGCCTCTCCAGTAAAGACACACACGTGCTGAGCTGCTCAGAGGATGGCCATGTGTACTACTGGGATCTAGTAGAG GGATCCATCACGCTGAAGCTGCCCGTGGGCAAAGGGGTTGTCCAATCACTTTCGTTTCATCCAACGGAGCCCTACCTTCTCACTGCAACAGAGGGACGTGTTCAGGTTTGGGGGGCAGAAGAACCAGAGGACGCAAATGAAGAGGGCATGGAGCCTCAAGAATAA
- the nomo gene encoding LOW QUALITY PROTEIN: nodal modulator 1 (The sequence of the model RefSeq protein was modified relative to this genomic sequence to represent the inferred CDS: deleted 1 base in 1 codon), with product MDSVDAVFLPDRGRGPASNPLLDQLPSYQSLLYRRKPSNAAGSTKRRNSSLRERFGSLTNRWTAGRADNKQKTGILQRPVREQPKSMGDKRMDRDLRLEQDRRRHGWSQWQRSMRRSLRRLRDDGMDWLRSLELWRGDIHMIEGMFGTGILSYFSFLRFLVLLNFVMFLLMFGFVIFPIIVAPRASGNITYHGHGMHLVVLSECSVYPAKSRQGLVVFHEYITDLLSGTGFLEQTYLFYGYYRVGGIHFPMHSYNLPLAYLLVTVAYLLLSLVWIVKRSAAGFKQNLIQDEDRFQSFCNKIFAGWDFCITNENAARLKRSSLLYELRTDLEEERIKQKIADRTRKDKCRIFALRLVLNVFVTAVLASCFYCIYRATMFSQLAQQKKEPVNFIVDLILEYLPSIVITMANFMTPLVFSLIIQFEDYSPAFEIRFTLMRCVFMRLASIGVLLFSLWAQITSCDGKECSSCGYNHKLYPCWETHVGQEMYKLMIFDFLIIGAVTVFVEFPRKIIFNHCDCGLAKWWGQQEFAIPQNVLEIVYGQTICWIGTFYCPLLPAISTLKYFIVFYIKKVSLVNNCRPSTRPFRASSSNFFFLVVLLIGLALACIPVMVSMAQIQSSKACGPFISFTTSWAVVPKTVETLPGGLKTFLYALASEPFAVSLFVVTCLAMFYVIALAGAHKKVINQLREQLAMEGRDKRFLIQKLCQAQKRVSAARSSAARSSSSHSSVSPMSHERSRYHSTPSRDDSAVFLVQPAPDSATQVSAMAKCFILMFIIYSHYVALTISADDIVVACGGFVKSDVEINYSLIEIKLYTKQGSLKYQTDCAPINGYFMIPLYDKGDYVLKIEPPLGWSFEPTSVDLHVDGVTDICTKEQDINFIFTGFSVSGTVLSKGQLLGPAGVEVSLQKEGADGSLQTVLTQPGGKYTFFKVLPGNYEITASHESWTLEQKSTSVRVSNANAPAAEALVVVGYDVSGEVRSDGEPMKGVSFLLFSATVKKEDVSGCSMAPVNGVMLDDDALAFLCSAQSGEDGAFSFPSLGSGAYILVPYYRGERITFDVAPSRMDFRVEHNSLKLEPIFRVMGFSVTGRVLNSQEGEGVPDATVTLNNQIKVLTKDDGSFRLENMTTGTYTIRTQKDLMFFEPITVKIAPNTPQLPDIITAGFSVCGRIAVSRLPEGMKQQGRYKVTLTPSGQDKAAARTTESDHMGAFCFQARPGDYSIQVTLPDAEVRAGLALLPAALDISLVDRPLNDLLFTQFMATVTGKVSCLVACDDLTVTLQPISRQGEKRVVQLSGSSETLTFSFDDVLPGKYKASVSQEEWCWKNKSLEVEVLDADVMGVEFKQNGYILRCSLSHAITLEFFQDVTDKPENVGVYNLSKGINRFCLSKPGVYKVTPRSCHQFEQDYYTYDTSAPSILTLTAIRHHMTGLITTDKMLDVTVTLKSSIESEPALVLGPLRSQEEQRQEQQLQEIALRRQERERRGEDESPAMQEKADELTGPFHYEFSYWARSGEKITVTPSSTELLFYPPEVEATITGESCPGRTVNIVGRAGLFMDGRVSPELQGVEISISKKGVAEPVVTVLTDDNGAYSVGPLHSDQEYDISASKEGFVLTPVEGAAGDFKAFALAGVTFEIKSEEGLPLPGVLLSLSGGNFRSNLLTQESGLLTFNNLSPGQYYFKPMMKEFRFEPASQMITIEEGQNLQITITGFKTAYSCYGSVQSLSGDAEPGVAVEAVGQAECSLYSEDTVTDDDGRFRLRGLLPGCRYLIRLRAEGNEHIERALPQHRSIEVASNDVEGVHIIAFRQINQFDLSGNIITPPEHLASLWVKLYKNDNLDNPVQSVSLGQSFFFHFTPLKRDGESYVLMLDTSLSRSQFDYTLPQVSFTSTGYHKHVTLNFKPTRKVPDQDVAQGSYIALPLTLLILLAAYNHEKVIPLLLLLANRVQGVRSLSQTSGDNLAIDEAKRQAKRPKTRRT from the exons agacctGCGTCTGGAGCAGGACCGGCGCCGGCACGGTTGGAGCCAATGGCAGCGGAGCATGCGGCGCTCC CTTCGGCGCCTGCGGGACGACGGCATGGACTGGCTCCGCAGCCTGGAGCTGTGGCGTGGCGACATCCACATGATTGAAG gcatGTTTGGTACAGGCATCCTGTCGTACTTCTCCTTCCTCCGCTTCTTGGTGCTGCTCAACTTCGTCATGTTCCTGCTCATGTTCGGCTTCGTCATCTTCCCCATCATCGTGGCGCCCAGAGCCTCAGGAAACATCACCTACCATGGCCA TGGCATGCATCTTgttgtat TAAGTGAGTGCAGCGTTTACCCTGCTAAATCCCGGCAAGGCCTGGTGGTTTTCCACGAGTACATCACGGACCTGCTCTCAGGGACG GGCTTTCTGGAACAGACCTACCTCTTCTATGGCTACTACCGAGTGGGGGGTATCCATTTCCCCATGCACTCGTACAACCTCCCCCTGGCCTACCTGCTGGTTACTGTGGCCTACCTCCTGCTCAGCCTCGTCTGGATTGTGAAAAG atCTGCTGCAGGCTTCAAGCAGAACCTAATCCAGGATGAGGATCGCTTCCAGAGCTTCTGCAACAAGATCTTTGCCGGCTGGGATTTCTGCATCACCAATGAGAACGCTGCCAGACTGAAGAGGAGCAGTTTGCTGTACGAACTCAGG ACAGACCTGGAGGAGGAGCGCATCAAGCAGAAGATCGCTGACCGCACACGCAAGGACAAGTGCCGCATCTTTGCGCTGCGCCTGGTGCTGAACGTGTTTGTGACCGCCGTGCTGGCCAGCTGCTTCTACTGCATCTACAGAGCCACCATGTTTTCCCAGCTGGCCCAG cAAAAGAAAGAACCGGTGAACTTCATCGTGGACCTGATCTTGGAGTACCTGCCCTCCATCGTCATCACCATGGCCAACTTCATGACGCCGCTGGTTTTCAGCCTCATCATCCAGTTTGAGGACTACTCCCCTGCCTTCGAGATCCGCTTCACCCTCATGAG gtgtgtgttcatgcgCCTGGCCAGCATCGGGGTGCTGCTCTTCTCCCTCTGGGCTCAGATCACTTCCTGTGATGGCAAAGAGTGTTCCTCTTGCGGCTACAACCACAAACTCTACCCC TGTTGGGAGACACATGTTGGACAGGAAATGTACAAGCTCATGATCTTTGACTTCCTCATCATCGGAGCAGTCACTGTGTTCGTGGAATTCCCTAGAAA GATCATCTTTAACCACTGTGATTGTGGCCTGGCCAAGTGGTGGGGCCAGCAGGAGTTCGCCATCCCCCAGAACGTGCTGGAGATTGTCTACGGCCAGACCATCTGCTGGATCGGCACCTTCTACTGCCCCCTGCTGCCCGCCATCAGCACCCTCAAGTACTTCATCGTCTTCTACATCAAGAAG gtgagCCTGGTCAACAACTGTCGCCCCTCCACGCGTCCGTTCCGAGCCTCCAGCTCCAACTTCTTCTTCCTGGTGGTGCTGCTGATCGGCCTGGCCCTGGCCTGTATACCAGTGATGGTCAGCATGGCGCA GATCCAAAGTTCCAAGGCCTGCGGACCGTTTATCAGCTTCACCACATCCTGGGCAGTGGTGCCAAAGACGGTAGAGACACTTCCTGGGGGCCTGAAGACCTTCCTCTACGCGCTGGCCTCCGAGCCCTTCGCCGTCTCTCTTTTTGTCGTCACATG CCTGGCCATGTTCTATGTCATCGCACTAGCTGGAGCTCATAAGAAGGTCATCAACCAGCTCAGGGAACAGCTTGCCATG GAGGGCCGGGACAAGCGCTTCCTGATCCAGAAGCTGTGCCAGGCCCAGAAGAGGGTGTCAGCCGCCCGCTCCTCAGCCGCCCGCTCCTCATCCTCACACTCCTCAGTCTCGCCCATGAGCCACGAACGCAGCCGCTACCACAGCACACCCAGCCGAGACGACTCCGCAGTGTTCTTGGTCCAGCCGGCGCCCGACTCGGCAACCCAGGTCT CAGCAATGGcaaagtgttttattttgatgtTCATAATCTATTCACATTATGTGGCGTTAACGATTTCAGCAGATGACATCGTTGTGGCATGTGGGGGCTTTGTGAAGTCTGACGTAGAAATAAATTATTCTCTCATTGAG ATTAAGTTGTACACCAAACAAGGATCTCTAAAGTACCAAACAGATTGTGCTCCAATCAATGGCTACTTCATGATACCCCTCTATGACAAG GGAGACTATGTGTTGAAAATTGAGCCACCGTTGGGTTGGAGCTTTG AGCCGACCAGTGTGGACCTCCATGTGGACGGCGTGACGGACATCTGCACCAAAGAGCAGGACATCAACTTCATCTTCACCGGCTTCTCCGTCTCAGGAACG gtcCTGAGTAAAGGCCAGCTGCTGGGTCCAGCTGGGGTGGAGGTGAGTCTGCAGAAGGAGGGAGCCGATGGCAGTCTGCAGACAGTGCTCACACAGCCTGGAGGAAA GTACACATTCTTTAAAGTGCTACCTGGAAACTATGAGATCACTGCATCCCATGAGTCTTGGACTTTGGAACAG AAGTCCACCTCAGTGCGAGTGTCCAACGCCAACGCTCCTGCTGCCGAGGCCTTGGTGGTGGTCGGCTACGACGTGTCGGGAGAGGTGCGCAGCGACGGCGAGCCCATGAAGGGGGTCTCCTTCCTGCTCTTCTCAGCCACCGTGAAGAAAGAG GACGTGAGTGGCTGCAGCATGGCTCCGGTGAACGGCGTGATGCTGGACGACGACGCACTGGCCTTCCTGTGCAGCGCTCAGTCGGGGGAGGACGGAGCCTTCAGCTTCCCCTCGCTGGGCAGCGGTGCCTACATCCTG GTGCCCTACTACAGGGGCGAGAGAATCACGTTCGATGTGGCCCCGTCCAGGATGGACTTCAGGGTTGAGCACAACAGTCTGAAACTGGAG CCGATCTTCCGGGTCATGGGCTTCTCGGTGACGGGCCGCGTGCTGAACAGCCAGGAGGGCGAGGGCGTGCCCGACGCCACCGTCACCCTTAACAACCAGATCAAAG TGTTGACCAAAGACGACGGTTCGTTCAGACTGGAGAACATGACCACGGGGACCTACACCATCCGCACACAGAAGGACCTCATGTTCTTTGAGCCGATCACGGTGAAGATCGCCCCCAACACACCCCAGCTCCCCGACATCATCACTGCAGG ttttagtgtgtgtgggcgcaTTGCTGTCTCTCGCCTCCCCGAGGGCATGAAGCAGCAAGGTCGCTACAAGGTCACCCTCACCCCCAGCGGTCAAGACAAGGCTGCCGCCCGCACTACCGAGAGTGACCACATGGGGGCGTTCTGCTTCCAGGCCAGACCAGGAGACTACAGTATACAG GTGACTCTCCCCGATGCGGAGGTGAGGGCTGGACTGGCCCTGCTGCCCGCGGCGCTGGACATCTCCCTGGTGGACCGGCCGCTCAACGACCTGCTCTTCACCCAGTTCATGGCCACTGTGACCGGCAAAGTGTCCTGCCTAG TGGCGTGTGATGACCTGACGGTGACCCTGCAGCCCATCAGCAGGCAGGGCGAGAAGCGCGTCGTGCAGCTGTCCGGCAGCAGCGAGACGCTCACCTTCTCCTTCGACGACGTCCTCCCCGGAAAATACAAAG CGAGCGTGTCCCAGGAGGAGTGGTGCTGGAAGAACAAGTCTCTGGAGGTGGAGGTGCTGGACGCCGACGTCATGGGCGTGGAGTTCAAACAGAACGGCTACATCCTGCGTTGCTCCCTCTCCCACGCCATCACGCTG GAGTTTTTCCAAGATGTCACCGACAAGCCTGAGAATGTTGGTGTTTACAATCTCTCCAAGGGCATCAACCGCTTTTGCCTTTCCAAACCAG GTGTCTATAAAGTGACCCCTCGCTCCTGTCACCAGTTTGAGCAGGACTATTACACCTATGACAC GTCTGCTCCCAGCATTCTGACCCTCACAGCCATCCGCCATCACATGACCGGCCTCATCACCACAGACAAAATGCTGGACGTGACGGTCACCCTCAA gtcgtCCATCGAGAGCGAGCCGGCCCTGGTGCTTGGCCCCCTGCGCTCCCAGGAGGAGCAGCGTCAGGAGCAGCAGCTGCAGGAGATCGCTCTGAGGCGGCAGGAGCGCGAGCGTCGCGGTGAGGACGAGAGCCCCGCCATGCAGGAGAAGGCCGACGAGCTCACCGGACCCTTCCACTACGAGTTCTCCTACTGGGCCAG ATCTGGAGAGAAGATCACAGTGACCCCGTCATCCACAGAGCTTCTCTTCTACCCACCGGAAGTGGAGGCCACCATCACTGGGG AGTCGTGTCCAGGCAGGACGGTGAACATCGTGGGCCGGGCCGGTCTCTTCATGGACGGCCGCGTGTCTCCGGAGCTGCAGGGCGTGGAGATCTCCATCAGCAAGAAGGGAGTAGCCGAGCCTGTCGTCACGGTGCTCACCGACGACAACGGGGCCTACAG TGTGGGCCCGCTGCACAGTGACCAGGAGTATGACATCAGCGCCAGTAAGGAGGGCTTCGTCCTGACCCCGGTGGAGGGCGCCGCGGGAGACTTCAAGGCCTTCGCCCTGGCAGGGGTCACCTTTGAG ATCAAGTCGGAGGAAGGTCTGCCCCTCCCTGGAGTCCTGCTCTCGCTCAGCGGCGGAAACTTCCGCTCCAACCTCCTCACACAGGAATCGGGCCTCCTCACCTTCAACAACCTG AGCCCAGGTCAGTACTACTTCAAGCCCATGATGAAGGAGTTCCGCTTTGAGCCCGCCTCCCAGATGATCACCATCGAGGAGGGACAGAACCTCCAGATCACCATCACCGGCTTCAAGACGGCCTACAG CTGCTATGGCTCGGTTCAGTCCCTGAGCGGCGACGCGGAGCCGGGCGTGGCTGTGGAGGCGGTGGGCCAGGCCGAGTGCAGCCTCTACAGCGAGGACACGGTCACCGACGACGACGGACGCTTCAGACTGCGCGGCCTGCTG CCTGGATGCAGGTACCTGATCCGGCTCCGGGCCGAGGGCAACGAGCACATCGAGCGAGCTCTTCCCCAGCACCGATCCATCGAG GTTGCCAGCAATGACGTCGAGGGCGTCCACATCATTGCGTTCCGACAGATCAACCAGTTTGACCTCAGCGGTAACATCATCACCCCTCCTGAACACCTGGCCTCTCTCTGG GTGAAGCTGTATAAGAATGACAATCTGGACAACCCCGTCCAGAGCGTGTCGCTTGGACAGTCCTTCTTCTTCCACTTCACTCCGCTAAAGAGGGACGGAGAG AGCTACGTGTTGATGCTGGACACCAGTCTGTCCCGCTCCCAGTTTGACTACACCCTCCCCCAGGTGTCCTTCACCTCCACCGGCTACCACAAGCACGTCACCCTCAACTTCAAACCCACG AGGAAAGTCCCTGACCAGGATGTGGCTCAGGGATCCTACATTGCCCTTCCTCTGACGTTATTAATCCTGCTAGCAGCATACAACCATGAGAAG GTGatccctctgctgctgctgctggcaaaCCGTGTCCAGGGCGTGCGCTCCCTGAGCCAGACCAGCGGGGACAACCTGGCCATAGACGAGGCCAAACGCCAAGCCAAGAGGCCCAAGACCCGCCGCACGTAA